The DNA segment CCATGCGGGGATCGTATGCCATGCCCGGATGGTAGGAGATGGCCGGGGCAGCGTCTGGAAACTGGGACGCGATCCGGGGGGCCAGGGAGCGCCGATGCGGGCACGCCCGCGGGCTGGAGCCCGTAACCGCCGAATCGTTCCTCCGTCCCCGCGCCCATTTCCGGCTCCGCGCTATGCTTTTTCCCTATGCGGCCCCAGCGAGCGCAGAGCGTCCTGAAAGGCACCGGTCACGGCGCCCTGCCGCCCATGCTGGAGCAGTACGTGAAGATGCGGGACGAGGTCGCGGCGCAGCTCCCACACGCGCTGCTGCTGTTCCAGGTGGGCGACTTCTACGAGACCTTCGGGGAGGACGCCGAGCGGGCCGCGCGGCTGCTGGGCCTGGCGCTGACGCACAAGAGCAGCAAGGACTTCAGCACGCCCATGGCCGGCATTCCGCTGCGGGCGCTCGACGGAAACGTCGAGAAGCTGCTTGCGGCGGGCGTGTGCGTGGCGGTGGCGGATCAGGTGGAGGAACCGGGCACGGGGCTGGTCGACCGCAAGGTCACGCAGCTCCTGACGCCGGGCACCGTGACCGAGGAGCGGCACCTGGGCGTGGACGAGAACTACCTGGCAGCCGTGGCGACCGGCGACGGCTACGCGCTGGCGCTGCTGGATGTCAGCACCGGCGAGTTCCGCTGCGCGGCGTTCCACACGCGGCTGGCGCTGTACGACGAGCTGTCGCGCTGGCGGGCGCGCGAGGTGCTGCTGGCGCCGGAACTCGCGGGCAACGGCGCGCTGCTGGCAGACTTCCAGGCGCGCTTCCCGGTGATGCTGTCGCCGGCGACCTTCGCGGAGGAGCAGGGGCGGGCAGAGGTGCAGGCCGCGCTGGGCGAGGTGCCCGGTACCCTGGACACGCCGGCGCTGGTGCGGGCCTGCGGCGCGGTGCTGGGATACGCGCGCGTGGCGCTCCAGGGGCAGCTGGACATGGTGCGCCGCGTGGTGCGCTTCGAGCCGGGCGCGCACATGCGGCTGGCCGACTCGGCGCTGCGCGCGCTGGAGGTGTTCACGCCGCAGTCCCCGCAGGGCGTGACGCTGATGGACATCCTGTGCCAGACGCGCACAGCGGGCGGGCGGCGCCGGCTGCGGGCGTGGCTGCGCGCGCCGCTGCTGGACGAGCTGAGCATCCGCGCGCGGCTGGACGCCGTGGAGGCCCTGACGCGCGCGGCGGACCTGCGCGCCGGCGTGCGCTCGCTGCTGTACCGCGCGCACGACCTGGAGCGGCTGGCGGCGCGGGTGGCGACCCGCCGCGCCACGCCGCGCGAGGTGGCGGCCCTGGCCCGGACGCTGGACCTGCTGCCCGAGGCGACCCGGCTGCTGGACGGCCAGGCCGGGCTGCTGGGCGGGGTGCGGGCGCGGCTCTCGGCGCTGCCGGACGTTGTGACGCGCATCCGGGCGGCGCTGGTGGACGACCCGCCCATCCGCGCGGGCGACGGCGGCCTGATCCGCGACGGCTTTTCTGCCGAGCTGGACGAGGTGCGCAGCGGCTCGCTGGCCCACCGGGCGTGGCTGGCCGAGCTGGAGACCACCGAGCGTAAGCGCACCGGGATCGGCTCGCTGAAGGTCAGCTACAACGCGGTGTTCGGGTACTACCTGGAGGTGACGGGAGCGCACCTGTCGAAGGTGCCGGCCGACTACCGGCAGGTGGCGACCCTGAAGGACCGCGCGCGCTTCACGCGGCCCGACCTGCGCGAGCGCGAGCGCGAGATCGCGCGGCTGGACGCGGCGGCGGCGCGGCTGGAGGCCCTGGTCTTCACGGAGCTGCGCGACTCGCTCGCGGCCCACGCCGAGGCGCTCGCGGCGGCAGCCGGGGCGCTGTCGGAACTCGACGTGCTGTCGGCGCTGGCGGAACTCGCGGTGGAGGGCTCGTGGGTGCGGCCCCACACGCTGCCGGAGACCATGATCGCGCTGACGCAGGCGCGGCACCCGGTGGTGGAGCGCGCCACCGGCGGCAAATTCGTGCCGAACGACGCGGCGCTGGACGACGGCCGCTTCCTGCTGCTGCTGACCGGGCCGAACATGGCGGGCAAGAGCACGTACCTGCGCACCGTGGCAATCTGCGCGCTGCTGCACCAGATCGGGTCATTCGTGCCGGCCGACCACGCGCACATGCCGGTGTACGACGCCATCCACACCCGCATCGGCGCGTCGGACGATCTGGCGGGGGGCCGCTCGACCTTCATGGTCGAGATGAGCGAGCTGGCCGCCATCCTGCACGGCGCCACCGCCCGCAGCCTGGTGATCCTGGACGAGGTGGGGCGCGGCACCAGCACGCTCGACGGCCTCGCCATCGCGCAGGCGGCGCTGGAGCACCTGCACCTCACGCGGGCGCACACCCTCTTCGCCACGCACTACTTCGAGCTGACACGCCTGGAGGCGGAACTGCCGGGCGTGGTGAACCTGCACGTGGCCGCCGAGGAGGACGCCCGCGCGGACGGCGGCAGCGGCCTGACCTTCTACCACCAGGTCGTACCCGGCGCGGCGCGGCACAGTTACGGCGTGGAGGTCGCGCGGCTGGCGGGGCTGCCGGGCAAGGTCACGGCCCGTGCGGGACGCCTGCTGACGGCCCTGAACGCGGGCGGCGACGACCGCCGGCTGGTGCGGGAACTCGCCACGCTGGACGTGTCGCGCCTGACGCCCATGCAGGCGCTGGAGCTGCTGCACCGCTGGCAGCGCGAGGCGACCGGGACGGCGGAAGCCGAAACTGCCCCCTCCTGAGCGGAGTTACCCGCGCCAGATCAGGTCCGGCCCCAGGTCGGCAATGCGAGTCTTGCCGCACAGGGCCATCGCCAGCCGCAGCTCGTCGCGCAGGAGGTCCAGGGTGTGGCGCACGCCGCCCTCGCCGGCCAGGGCCAGGCCGTACAGCGCCGGGCGGGCGACGAACACGGCGGCCGCGCCCAGCGCCAGCGCCTTGAGGACGTCGGTGCCGCGCGTCACGCCGCCGTCCAGGTAGATCTCGGCGCGGCCCGCCACGGCGTGTGCGATCTCGGGCAGCGCGTCCAGTGCGGTCACGGCGGTGTCGAGCTGCCGGCCACCGTGGTTGCTGACCCACACGTGGCAGCCGTGCTCCACTGCCAGGGCGGCGTCCTCGGCAGTGAGCAGGCCCTTGACGATGATGGGCAGGGTCGTCTGTGCGCGCAGCCACGCCAGGTCGGCCCAGCTCAGGGCCGGGTCGAGCAGGGTGTCGAAGTAGCTCAGGTCGTCCAGGCCCTCGCTGCCGGGTGTGCGCGGGCCGACATTCGGCAGCACCGTGCCCGGCGCGACGCGCACCGGCGTGCGGATGATCGCCTCGCGGCGGCCCAGGACCGGGGCGTCCACGGTCAGCACCAGGGCGCGCGCGCCGGCCGCCTCGGCCCGCCGGATCAGGGCGCGGCTCACGCTGCGGTCGCGGTACAGGTACAGCTGGAACCACAGCCGGCCGGGCGCGGCGTGCGCGACGTCCTCGATGGTACGGTGGCTCATGGTGCTCAGGGCCATCACGCTGCCTGTCTGCGCGGCGGCGCGGGCAGTGGCGACCTCGGCCTCGGGGTGCACCAGCCCGTGCAGCGCGCATGGAGCGATCCCAACCGGGAAGTCCAGCGGCAGGCCCAGCACGGTGGTCGAGGTGTCGATGGCCGAGACGTCCACCAGCATGCGCGGGCGCAGGCGCAGCGCGGCGTAGCCGTCGCGGTTGGCGCGCAGCGTCACCTCATCGTTCGCGCCGCCGGCGTAGTATGCGAGCGCGGCGGGCGACAGCACCTCCGCCGCGGCGGCCTCCATCTCGCGGAGGTTCAGGTACGGCAGGTCAGGTGTCGGCATGGCTCCCCGGACGGCTGGCCTCGATGGCCCGGCCCAGCCGCGCGGCCCCGTCGCGCAATTCGGCCTCGGCGTAGTACGCGAAGCACAGCCGGGCCCTGTCGCCCTGGGTGTGGTCCGGGCTGAAGCGGTTGCCCGGCTGGTAGCGCACGCCCTCCCGCACGGCCCGCTCCAGCAGGGCGGCGCTGTCCAGCCCATCCGGGAGGGTCACCCACACGAAGTACCCGCCCTGCGGCACCTGGAACGTGACCGGCAGGGAGCGCAGCGCGTCCGTCAGGGCGGCGGCCCGCTCCCGGAAGGTGTCGCGCAGGCCCTGGACGTAGCGGGCCAGCAGCCCGAGTTCGAGCATGCTGCGGATCACGGCGCTGCCCAGCGGGCTGAAGCCCCCGCCGCTGGCGACCATGCCGTTGCGCGCGAGCGTCTCCAGCCGGTCCGCCCGCGCGCTGATCCAGCCCAGCCGCGTGCCCGGCGCGAGGATCTTGCTGAACGACCCCAGGCTGAGCACCTGCCCGGTGCCCACGTGCGCCGCCAGCGACGGCGGGGGCGGATCGCCGTAGGTCAGCAGGTGATAGACCTCGTCGGCCACGACCAGGAAGTCATGCTCCTGCGCGAGGCGCACCAGGGCCTCGCGGCGCTCGGCAGTGAGGGTGGCGCCGGTCGGGTTCTGGTGGGTGGGGATGATGTACACCAGACGCGGACGGTGCTGCTGCACCAGCGCAGCCAGCGTGTCCACGTCCAGGCCGTGGGCATCCACCGGCACCGACACGATCTTCAGGCGGTGGCCCCGGAAGATGTCCAGCGCCAGGAAGTACGTGGGGTCTTCCACGATGATCGTGTCGCCCGGCTGCGTGAACATCGCGCAGATCAGGTCGAGCGCCTGCGACACCCCGCCGGAGATGAACAGCTCCTGCGGATCGACGGGAAAGGCGTACTGGCCGGTCAGGAACGCGGCCAGTTCGGTGCGCAGGGCGCCGTCACCCCACTCGGCGCCGTATTGCAGGAACGACGGATCGCCCTGCGCGAAGCGGTGCGCGGCGGCCTCCCGCATGAAGTCCAGCGGCAGCAGGTCCAGCGTGGGGTGCCCCACGCCCAGCTCGATCACGCCCTCGGCCAGGGTGGTCTGGACGCTTTTCAGAACCGGGCTCATGCGCGCCCGTCCCTCCTGTTCAGCGCGAGCAGCGTGATGAGTTCGTAGGCGACGGTGGCCGCCAGCAGCGCCGTGACCTCGCCGTGGTCGTAGGCGGGCAGGACTTCCACCACGTCGCAGCCGACGAGGTTCAGGCCGCCCACCCCCGGACGGTGCAGCGCGCGCACGTAGTCCAGCGCCTGCCGGCTGGTGGGGCCGCCGACCTCCGGGGTGCCGGTGCCCGGCGCGAAGGCCGGATCGACGAAGTCCACGTCGAAGGTCAGGAACACCGGCCGGTCGCCCACCCGCGCCCGCACGCGCTCGGCCAGGGATTCCGGCGTGAACGCGGGCAGCTCGTAGCCGTCGATCACCTCGAAGCCGAGATGGCGGGCCACGTCCAGATCCTCGGGGTCGTACAGCGGGCCGCGCATGCCGATCTGGATGCTGGCCGACGGATCGAGGATGCCCTCCTCGGCAGCGCGCTTGAAGGGCGTGCCGTGGTTGTACTGGAAGCCGAAATAGGAGTCCCAGGTGTCGCTGTGCGAGTCGAAGTGCACCAGCGCGAGCGGCCCGTGCACGCTGGACACCGCGCGCAGGTGCGCCAGCGTGACGCTGTGGTCACCGCCCAGCAGCACCGGCGTGACCCCTGACCGCACGACCGGCGTCAGCGCGGCCACGATGCGGTCGTACGACGCCTCGATCTGGCCCGGCACGGTCGGCAGGTCGCCGTAATCCACGCCGGACAGGTGGTCGAACACCCGTATCTTCTGCGCGGCGTTGAAGGGCCGCTGGAGCGCGCTGGCGGTGCGGATCGCGGCCGGGCCGAAGCGGGCGCCCACGCGGTACGACGCGCCGGTGTCGAAGGGCGTGCCGATCACCGCGAAATCCACGCCGTCCAGATCGGTCACGTGCGGCAGGCGCATGAAGGTCCGCACGCCGGTGAAGCGCGGCGTCTCGAAGGAATCGGCGGGTTCGTAGTGGGGCATGGCGTGGACCTCGGGGAAAGCGTCAGTGGTGCGCGACCCGGTGCAGGAAGGTGCGGGTGCGTTCCAGTTTCGGCTGGCGGAAGAACTCGGCGGGCGGGGCGTCCTCCAGGATTTCACCGCGGTCCATGAACAGCACGCGGTCGGCCACGTCGCGCGCGAAGCCCATCTCGTGCGTGACGACCAGCATGGTCATGCCGCCGGTTGCCAGGCCGCGCATCACGTCCAGCACCTCGCCCACCATCTCGGGGTCCAGCGCACTGGTGGGCTCGTCGAAGAGCATGATCTTGGGCTCCATGGCCAGGGCGCGGGCGATGGCGACGCGCTGCTGCTGCCCGCCCGAGAGCTGCGCGGCGTGCTTGTCGGCCTGCTCCTCGATGCCCACCCGGCGCAGCAGGGTCAGGGCACGGTCACGGGCCTCGGCCTCGCTCAGGCCGCGCAGCTTGATCGGCGCGAGCATCACGTTGCGCAGCACGGTCAGGTGCGGAAACAGGTTGAACTGCTGGAAGACCATGCCGACCTCGCGCCGCACGGGTTCCAGGCGCTTCAGGCGGCTGAGGGGGTGGCCGTCCACCGTGACCTCGCCCTGCTGAAAGTCCTCGAGCTTGTTCACGCAGCGGATCAGGGTGCTCTTGCCGCTGCCGGACGGGCCGAGCACCACGACCTTCTGCCCGGCGTGCACGTCCAGG comes from the Deinococcus metalli genome and includes:
- the mutS gene encoding DNA mismatch repair protein MutS — encoded protein: MRPQRAQSVLKGTGHGALPPMLEQYVKMRDEVAAQLPHALLLFQVGDFYETFGEDAERAARLLGLALTHKSSKDFSTPMAGIPLRALDGNVEKLLAAGVCVAVADQVEEPGTGLVDRKVTQLLTPGTVTEERHLGVDENYLAAVATGDGYALALLDVSTGEFRCAAFHTRLALYDELSRWRAREVLLAPELAGNGALLADFQARFPVMLSPATFAEEQGRAEVQAALGEVPGTLDTPALVRACGAVLGYARVALQGQLDMVRRVVRFEPGAHMRLADSALRALEVFTPQSPQGVTLMDILCQTRTAGGRRRLRAWLRAPLLDELSIRARLDAVEALTRAADLRAGVRSLLYRAHDLERLAARVATRRATPREVAALARTLDLLPEATRLLDGQAGLLGGVRARLSALPDVVTRIRAALVDDPPIRAGDGGLIRDGFSAELDEVRSGSLAHRAWLAELETTERKRTGIGSLKVSYNAVFGYYLEVTGAHLSKVPADYRQVATLKDRARFTRPDLREREREIARLDAAAARLEALVFTELRDSLAAHAEALAAAAGALSELDVLSALAELAVEGSWVRPHTLPETMIALTQARHPVVERATGGKFVPNDAALDDGRFLLLLTGPNMAGKSTYLRTVAICALLHQIGSFVPADHAHMPVYDAIHTRIGASDDLAGGRSTFMVEMSELAAILHGATARSLVILDEVGRGTSTLDGLAIAQAALEHLHLTRAHTLFATHYFELTRLEAELPGVVNLHVAAEEDARADGGSGLTFYHQVVPGAARHSYGVEVARLAGLPGKVTARAGRLLTALNAGGDDRRLVRELATLDVSRLTPMQALELLHRWQREATGTAEAETAPS
- a CDS encoding alpha-hydroxy acid oxidase, whose translation is MPTPDLPYLNLREMEAAAAEVLSPAALAYYAGGANDEVTLRANRDGYAALRLRPRMLVDVSAIDTSTTVLGLPLDFPVGIAPCALHGLVHPEAEVATARAAAQTGSVMALSTMSHRTIEDVAHAAPGRLWFQLYLYRDRSVSRALIRRAEAAGARALVLTVDAPVLGRREAIIRTPVRVAPGTVLPNVGPRTPGSEGLDDLSYFDTLLDPALSWADLAWLRAQTTLPIIVKGLLTAEDAALAVEHGCHVWVSNHGGRQLDTAVTALDALPEIAHAVAGRAEIYLDGGVTRGTDVLKALALGAAAVFVARPALYGLALAGEGGVRHTLDLLRDELRLAMALCGKTRIADLGPDLIWRG
- a CDS encoding aminotransferase-like domain-containing protein; translated protein: MSPVLKSVQTTLAEGVIELGVGHPTLDLLPLDFMREAAAHRFAQGDPSFLQYGAEWGDGALRTELAAFLTGQYAFPVDPQELFISGGVSQALDLICAMFTQPGDTIIVEDPTYFLALDIFRGHRLKIVSVPVDAHGLDVDTLAALVQQHRPRLVYIIPTHQNPTGATLTAERREALVRLAQEHDFLVVADEVYHLLTYGDPPPPSLAAHVGTGQVLSLGSFSKILAPGTRLGWISARADRLETLARNGMVASGGGFSPLGSAVIRSMLELGLLARYVQGLRDTFRERAAALTDALRSLPVTFQVPQGGYFVWVTLPDGLDSAALLERAVREGVRYQPGNRFSPDHTQGDRARLCFAYYAEAELRDGAARLGRAIEASRPGSHADT
- the speB gene encoding agmatinase, with the protein product MPHYEPADSFETPRFTGVRTFMRLPHVTDLDGVDFAVIGTPFDTGASYRVGARFGPAAIRTASALQRPFNAAQKIRVFDHLSGVDYGDLPTVPGQIEASYDRIVAALTPVVRSGVTPVLLGGDHSVTLAHLRAVSSVHGPLALVHFDSHSDTWDSYFGFQYNHGTPFKRAAEEGILDPSASIQIGMRGPLYDPEDLDVARHLGFEVIDGYELPAFTPESLAERVRARVGDRPVFLTFDVDFVDPAFAPGTGTPEVGGPTSRQALDYVRALHRPGVGGLNLVGCDVVEVLPAYDHGEVTALLAATVAYELITLLALNRRDGRA
- a CDS encoding amino acid ABC transporter ATP-binding protein, which translates into the protein MTQDPIIRIQGLNKWFGALHVLKDVNLDVHAGQKVVVLGPSGSGKSTLIRCVNKLEDFQQGEVTVDGHPLSRLKRLEPVRREVGMVFQQFNLFPHLTVLRNVMLAPIKLRGLSEAEARDRALTLLRRVGIEEQADKHAAQLSGGQQQRVAIARALAMEPKIMLFDEPTSALDPEMVGEVLDVMRGLATGGMTMLVVTHEMGFARDVADRVLFMDRGEILEDAPPAEFFRQPKLERTRTFLHRVAHH